The following DNA comes from Acidimicrobiales bacterium.
ACGACGTCGACGACATCGCCATCATCGCCGCCCCCGACGGCAGCACCTACGCCGACGCCGACACGTGCGCGCAGGCCGCCGACCGGCTCATCGGGGCGGCCGAGCGGAACCGGTTCCGGGTGGCGATCGTCGACGGCCCGGCCGGCAGCTCGATGAACGAGATCCGCGCCTTCCGGGGACGGTTCGACTCGAAGTACGCGGCCCTCTACCACCCGTGGATCGAGATCCTCGACCCGCTCGGCCGGGTCGAGGCCGGCGCGCCGCCGGCCCGGATGGTGCTCCCGCCCTCCGGGTTCGTCGCCGGCATCTGGGCGAGGAGCGACATCGAGCGCGGCGTGCACAAGGCGCCGGCCAACGAGGTGGTGCGCGGGCTCACCCAGTTCGAGGCGAACGTCAACACCGCCCGCAACGAGGTCCTCAACCCCGAGGGCATCAACGCCCTGCGGTTCTTCGAGGGGAGGGGCAACCGGGTGTGGGGCGCCCGCACGCTCTCGTCGGACCCGGAGTGGCGGTACGTCAACGTCAGGCGGCTGTTCGTCTACATCGAGCACTCGATCTACGACGCGACCCACTGGGCGGTGTTCGAGCCGAACAACGCCCGCCTCTGGCAGAACGTCCGCATCATGGTGGAGGACTTCCTCCTCGTCCTGTGGCGGGACGGCGCGCTCCTCGGGGCCAAGCCGGAGGAGGCGTACTTCGTGCGCTGCGACCGCACGACGATGACGCAGAACGACCTCGACAACGGCCGGCTCATCTGCCTCGTCGGCGTCGCCCCCACCAAGCCCGCCGAGTTCGTGATCTTCCGCATCGGCCAGTGGACGGCCGACGCGCGGATGGCGTGAGTGCGGCCGGTGCCGACGGGCCCGACCTCCATGACGGGCCGGTCGACGGCCCCCGCCCGGACGAGCTGAGGAGGCTCCCATGGCGACCCAGCGCTCCGACCCGTACGGGACGTTCAACTACCTCGTCTCCCTCGGCGGCCCCCAGGGCACGGGCGACGAGGGCCAGGTGGTGGGCGGGTTCTCCGACGTCACCGGCCTCGGGGTGACCGTCTCGTACAGCGAGTACCGCAACGGCAACGACCGGTTCAACACGCCCCGCAAGATCGCCAACACCTACAAGAACGACGACATCCAGCTGAAGCGGGGGCTGATCGGCTCGACCGACCTGCACGCCTGGCTGAAGGCCGTGCGCGAGGGGGCGAGGGACGCGAGGACCGTCATCATCACCCTGCTCGACGAGGCGAGGAACCCGGTCGCCACCTGGAAGCTGCGCAACGCCCAGCCCACGAAGTGGGTCGGGCCGGCCCTCGGCGCGAAGGGCGGCGGCGAGGTCGCCATGGAGGAGCTCCACCTCGTGTGCGAGGACGTCGACTACGAATGACGCCGCCGACGCTCGCCCCCACCGACCGGCCGCCCGGCGTCGCCGTCCGGGTGCCCCCGCCCGCGCCGGGCCTCGCCGGCGTGCGGCTCGA
Coding sequences within:
- a CDS encoding phage tail sheath subtilisin-like domain-containing protein, which gives rise to GGPGNAAGVAEAPVPFGTARWQARWPGEAGEVLVDVRATRSRNVAFVHPDHGVQARLAGAGSLVEVTAAGTAQPAANAPLDANTLRVVTVDTDGRQTFVGGAAPGAADTIAIVDLTVTVTVDADRVDAYTGLGAHPSHRRFIGRILQLDDPEDEDAVVWCDVDPAAISGASTAQAAAFAVALTGTARLTGGNDGDKPQPDDLAGREADPDDAGIPATGLEALDDVDDIAIIAAPDGSTYADADTCAQAADRLIGAAERNRFRVAIVDGPAGSSMNEIRAFRGRFDSKYAALYHPWIEILDPLGRVEAGAPPARMVLPPSGFVAGIWARSDIERGVHKAPANEVVRGLTQFEANVNTARNEVLNPEGINALRFFEGRGNRVWGARTLSSDPEWRYVNVRRLFVYIEHSIYDATHWAVFEPNNARLWQNVRIMVEDFLLVLWRDGALLGAKPEEAYFVRCDRTTMTQNDLDNGRLICLVGVAPTKPAEFVIFRIGQWTADARMA
- a CDS encoding phage tail protein, coding for MATQRSDPYGTFNYLVSLGGPQGTGDEGQVVGGFSDVTGLGVTVSYSEYRNGNDRFNTPRKIANTYKNDDIQLKRGLIGSTDLHAWLKAVREGARDARTVIITLLDEARNPVATWKLRNAQPTKWVGPALGAKGGGEVAMEELHLVCEDVDYE